The Lebetimonas natsushimae genomic sequence GTTTTAATTTTTCTTTTTGTTTTACTCCAAATTTGTGTTCTTCATCAATTATTACAAGTCCAAGATTTTTGTATTCCACATTGAGTCCGGCATGTGTTGAAATTAAAATATCAATTTCGCCTTTTTTAACTTTTTCTAAAATCTCTTTTTTTTCTTTAGCTGATGTGAATCTGTCAAGTTTAGCGATTTTTATTTCAGGATAATTTGCAAATCTTTCTTTAAAACTTTGATAATGTTGGTTTGTAAGAATGGTGGTGGGGGAAATTACTGCCACTTGATAGTCGCTTTTTGCAACAATAAAACTTGCGACCATTGCAACTTCCGTTTTACCAAATCCGACATCTCCGCTAAGAAGCCTGTCCATTATTTTTGTTTTGAAATCATTTATTATTTCATCAATTGCTTTTTTCTGGTCGGGAGTGTGAATAAAGGGTGCTTCTTTTATAAACTCATCAACCCCTTCAAAATCAAGCTCAAACGGTTTAGAAATTGCCCTTTTGGCTGAGAGTTTAATAATATCGGCAGCCATTGCATAAATTTTTTCTTTGATTTTTTCTCTTTTTTTAGAAAAGCTGCTTTTTCCAAGCCTGTCAAGCTGAGGTATTACGCCTCCAGGGGCTATATATTTTTCTATCAAGTCAAGGTTTTCAACAGGCAAAAGCAGTTTATCATCATTTGCATATAAAATTTGGGCAAATTCACTGACTTTCCCTAAAACTTCAATTTTTTTAAGTCCTAAAAATTTACCGATTCCGTGTTTTTCATGAACTACAAAATCGCCTTTTTTAAGTTCATCAAGTGCTAAACGGAAATTCTTTTTCTTTTCAAATTCAGGAGGATTTAGTGAAATTATTATTTTATCAGGACAGCTGATATTAATTACTGCATCGCTTTTTATCCATTTAACAATAGGGACTTTTAGTTTTACAAATTCATAAAGATTGTATTCTTTTAAATAGACTTCATTTTTTGCAACTATTTCTAAAGGAGTTTTTTCATTGTAAGTGAAATTATCTATTTTTATTTTATTATCTTCAATATTCCAGTTTATATCTTTGCAGTTACCGTTTGGAATAATCTCAGCTTCAAATATTGCCGGGTTAATTTCTGTGTGGAATTCTTTATATTCTTCCAAATCCTCAGTTAAATCTTTTACTAAAACAAAATCGTTCAGATAATTTCTGTCTAAATACCAAAAACCAAGTGAATAAAAATCTTTATAAAATGTTGAAAATTCACTTTTTTGACATTGCTCTAAAATCTCATTATATTCTTTTTCATTAAGTGCTGCAATGGCCGGAATTATTGAAAACTCTTCAATTTCTTCAATACTTTTTTGAGTTGTTTCATCAAAAGTCCTAATGCTTTCAATTTCTGTATCAAACAGGGCAATTCTTATTGGTTTTTCACTATTAATAGGCCAAATATCAAAAATATCACCCCTGAAACTTACTTCCCCTTTTTCACTTACAATATCAACCCTTTCATATCCCCAGTATATCAGCTCTTTTTTCAAATTTTCCAAATCAATTACATCTGCAAATTCAAGGGTAATTGATTTGTAATATTTTTTGCTTGGCAGTTTTTTTAAAATTGTAGAATAGGGTGAAATGAAGTAAGCATTTTCATTATAATATTTATATAAAGCATTATTTAGTTCAAATATTTCATTTCTAAAACTTCTCAAATCATCTCCAAAACTTGCCCTAAAATCCGGAAAAACAGAATAAGGGATTTTTAGATATTTAAAAACTTCTCCTATTAACAAAGCTTCTTTATAGTTCGTTGTAACAATATTTTTTTTATTTTTTTGTAAAAATTCATAAACTTTTGCCTGCAAATTCTCTCCTTAAAAACTCTTCCACAACCGAAAAACTTCCAAATACAAGCATTGGCTTTTCTATACCTTTATAATCTTCAACTTCAATTCCAAGATTTTTAGCAACTTCTTTTATTTTTTCTTTATCTTCAATTCTTTCGTTTTTTACATTAATTAAGTATAGTTTTTTTATTTTTGGTTTTAAAATTTTTAAAATTTCTGTGTAATTTTTGTCTTTATATGTGTTATAAACTAAATTTACTTTTTTATTGAGTGTTTTTACAATTGCATTTGCAGCAAGCGGATTGTGGCCCACATCAATAAATAAATCTTTTTCAATCTCCTGCATTCTGCCTGGAAGTATTAAATCCTCTATATCTTTTATGCTAAAAGGAATTTTTTCTTTTTTCAAAAAGCTCATTGCTAAAAGATAATTGTCAAAAAGAAAATCTGCAAATTTAAATTCTTTTTTAAGCTCATTTATTTCATTCTTTTCAAAAAAATCCAGATAATCATAAATCTTTGCATTTGGTTTTAATTTTTTAGCGTATTCTAAAATTGTCCATTCTTTATTTTTCATTTTCAATTTATTTACTTGTTTTCCAATAATCGCTTCTTTATCAATTGCATGTAGTTTTGTAGTGGCTATTTCTTTTATTGAATTTCCCAAAAAATTTTGGTGATCAAAATCAATTGGGGTAATTAGGGTTATCTTTTTATCAAAAACATTTGTAGCATCAAACTCCCCTCCAAGACCAGCTTCCAAGATTACAAAATCCAAATTTTCAAATGCAATGGCCGCAAGCAGGGTGGTATATTCAAAATAACTCAAAGCCTCGCTTATTTTTTTGGGCAAAAGTTTTTGAAGGTGTGAGTGTGCTTCTTCAAGCGCTTCATCACTTATATTCTTACCATTTATCCATATTCTTTCGTTAAATTTGAGTATATGAGGGGATGTATAATGCCCTACGCTGTAGTCTCTTTTTAAAAGTGTATGAGCTAAAAAGCGTCCGGTTGAGCCTTTCCCGTTTGTGCCTATAATATGTATTAACGGTTTTAGGTTAATTTTATCCTTTATCAAATTATATGCTTTTGGCATTCTTGTTATATCTATTTCTTTATAAAAGAGAGGTTTTTTTTCTAAAAACTCTTTAACATTTTCCATTATACATTATCCATTATGCACATATTAATTGCATTTGTCTTCTGCACAAACTTTGTTTCTTCCATTTTTTTTGGCTAAATATAATCTTTCATCTGCTTTTTTAAGTAGTTCTTCTTTTGAAGAAACTTCACCCCTTTCCGCTACCCCTCCAGAAATTGTTATAGGAATTCTAGTGTTTTTATACATAAATTTTGTTTTTTCTACAATACTTCTTATTTTTTCAGCAAATTTATAAGCCCCATTTTTATCGGTATTTGGTAAAATTGCTACAAATTCTTCACCTCCGAATCTTCCTATCATGTCAATATCTCTTGCATATCTTTTAAATAGAAGTCCGAGTGATTTTAAAATTACATCTCCCGCATCATGTCCGTATGTATCATTTACATTTTTGAAATGGTCTATATCAAAAAACACTACAGAATAATTTGTTTTATATCTTTTATAGGCAGATTCCTGTTTTTTTAATTCATCTTCAATTGCTTTTTTATTTGCGATTTCAGTTAAATAATCTGTTTTAACTTCATTTGATAATTTTTTTACTTTTCCTTCAAGATATTTTATTTTTTCTTTGAGTTTTTTGATTTCTTCATCCTCTTTTTTAATTTCACAGCTGAAATGATTAAGTTCTCCGTCAATTGATTTTGCAATGTTTAAAAGTTTTTCTTTAATGGTTTCAAAATTTTCTTCATCATGTCTCCAGTTTTGAATTTCAATGGTAATATTTTTTATTTCATTAGATGAATCATCTGTTTTTTGAAGGATTTTTAATATTTTAATAGAAAGTCTCTCAGCAATTTTGTCCAAATCCCTTATTTTTCTTTTTAACTCTTCTTTATCAAGTTTTATTCTTTTATCAGTCAATATTTTAAGATCCTCGGCAAATGCTTTTGTGAAAATAAATGAAGAATCTTCTTTTAACTGTTTTTTGAGCATTGCCACTTCATCATTCATAAATGGTGCATAACTTGGGGTTAGGGTATAGATGATTGAATCGACTAAAAAATCATATTTAGGGTTTTCTTCAAGTTTTTCAAGCAGTTTATTTATTATTTCAATTGCATCTTCATATTCTGCACCCGATATTTTTTTTGCTTTTTTAATTATAGTGTCGTCAAAATTATCTATAAAATCAATCCATTCGCTTCTAAGTTTGGAGAATTCTTCATTTGTCAAATTCGGTTTTATGAAATCAAGATGTTTTAATGCCATTTGTTTACTTTTTAAAATAGGTAAAATTGCTATAACATCAAGGGCTCTTTTAGTGTATAAGAATAATTCTTCTAAGTTTTCTTTTTGTTTATCCGGATTGACCCTGTTTAAATAATTTATTAAAAATAAAACAAGTTCATCTAAATTTTGTATATTATAATTTTTGGCAATTGCTTGATATTTTTTATCAAGTTTAGCAATATATTTTGAAACTTTATTACAATCATCTATAATGACGTTATATTTTTTTGCAGTTTTACAAAATTCTTCTTCATATTCTTTTGGAGTAAAAACATAACCTTTGTTTTTAAATTTAATAAGAGCCTCTTTAGCTATTTTATTTAGATTCATTTATACCGTCCTTTGTAATTAGGGCAATTAACTTATTTAATGCGTTGATTGAAGATCTCTTGAATGCATTTAATTTTATTTGGTCATTTATAACGCTGTTTGCGGAAATTGGGAAATCATAAAAGCCGTTTACGATATAGGTTCTTTTTTTGTGTTTTTTATCGATTATTTCTGCTTTCAAATTAACAGAACTTCTATATAAAATAGGATATCCGTTTTTATCATAATCCAGTGGGTCAAGGGAAGAGGAAATAATTGACAAATTTATAGTTGTATTAATATTACTATCTGAAATGTCAGCGTTAAAAAGGGTATAAACAGCTTCGTTTAATGCATCTTTTAAAAAAACATTTTCCTGAGGAGATTTTACATCTATATTTACAATAGCATTTATTTTATTTCCGATAATGTTTTTTTGATAAGTGCTGCTTGGTTTATATCCACAGGCAGTAAAAAAAATTAAAAAGAAAAAGAAAAGATATTTTTTAATTTTTTATCCTTTTACAACAAAATTGATCATTCTTTTTGGAACAAATATTTCTTTTACTATCTCTTTTCCATCAAGATATTTTTTAACTGCTTCTTTTGCTTTTTCTATAATTTCTTCTTTTGAAGCTGATGTACTTACACTGATTTCCGCTCTTTTTTTACCGTTTACACTTACAGGATAATTAATTTCATCTTTAACTAGTGCGCTTTCATCTATTTTTATTTCTTTGAAGTTGTTTCTGTTAAAGAGTTTTTCACTGATTTCACTTGTAATATGAGGGATTATAGGCTCTAATACATTCATTAAAATCCAGTAACCTTCGGTATAAACATCTTTGTTGTCAATTTTATTTAATGCATTTAAAGATTCCATTGCACTTGCGATTAATGTATTGAATGCAAAAGTTTTTTCATAAGTCTCTTTTGCCCTTTTTAATGTTTCATAAACTTTTCTTCTGGCTTCTTTTTCCTCTTTGGTCAGTTTGCTTGTGTCAATCTGAGGGATTGTGTTGGTGTTATAGCATTTCTCAGAGTTTATATAAAGTCTATTTAAAAATCTGTATGCTCCCTCAACCCCGCTGTCGCTCCATTCAAGTTCTTGCTCAGGCGGTGCTGCAAAAAGAATAAACAGTCTTGCTGTATCGGCTCCGTATTTTTTGATGATATCGTCTGGATCGACCACGTTTCCTTTAGATTTACTCATTTTAGCGCCGTCTTTAAGTACCATTCCTTGAGTTAGTAATCTTGCAAAAGGTTCATCCACACTTACATATCCAAGGTCTCTTAGGGCTTTTGTGAAAAATCTAGCATAAAGCAAGTGTAAAATGGCATGTTCTATTCCGCCGATATACTGGTCAACCGGCATCCAATATTTTTCGTCCTCTTTTCTAAATGGCACATCTTTGTATTTATGAAAATCGCTTACATATCTAAACTGATACCAGCTGCTTTCCACAAAAGTATCCATTGTATCAGTTTCTCTAATTGCATCTCCCCCGCATTTTGGACATTTTGTATATTTCCAGGTCGGGTGTGTTTCAAGCGGATTTCCGCTTCCTGTAATTTCCACATCTTCCGGCAAGGTAATTGGCAGATTTTCAATTTTTTCAGGAACAATACCGCATTTTGGACATTTTACAAAAGGAAGCGGTGCTCCCCAGTATCTCTGACGGCTTATCCCCCAGTCTCTTAGTCTATAATTTGTAACTTTTTTGCCAAGTCCTAATTCTTCAAATTTTTTAATAATAGCTTCTTTTGCTTCAGTGTTTTTCATACCGCTAAATTCACCGCTGTTTATTAAAATCCCCTCTCCTGTATAGGCTTTAGTTTTATCAAGTTCTCCTTTTTCAGGTTTTATAACCCATTTGATTGGAAGGTTAAATTTAATTGCAAATTCAAAATCCCTTTCATCGTGGGCAGGAACCGCCATTACAGCTCCGCTTCCGTATTCTACAAGAACAAAATTCGCCATCCATACCGGTACTTTTTCGCCGGTTAGAGGATGAATTACATCAATTCCAAGATAACATCCGTCTTTTTCCATTGCCTGTCTATCTTTTGGCAGTATGCTTCTAATATGTCTTACTTTTTTTTCTGTCTCTTCGTCAAAAAGTTTATTTTCAAGCATATAGTCAATTATCGGATGTTCTGGTGCAAGTGCTGAGTAAGTTACTCCATAGATAGTGTCTGGTCTTGTTGTAAATACTTCATATCCGTCAAATTTATTATTAAGTTTATTTTTACTTTCATCTGTTAGATTGAATTTAAACTGAAGACCTGTGGATTTTCCAATCCAGTTTTTCTGCATTGTAAGAACTCTCTCAGGCCATCCGTCTTTTATTTTTTCCATATCATTTAAAAGTTCTTCTGCATATTTTGTAATTTTAATATACCAGCCCGGAAGTTCTTTGATTTCAATCGGATTGTCACATCTCCAGCAGCAGCCGTCAATTACCTGTTCGTTTGCCAAAACTGTATGACAAGTTTCACACCAGTTTACTTTTTGAGTGCGTCTCTCAAGAAGCCCATTTTCATAAAATTTAATAATAAATTCCTGCTCCCACCTTGTATAATCAGGGTCACTTGTTGCAAATTCCCTTGTTTTTGAAAAAGAAAGCCCAAGAGAAGCAAGTTCTTTTCTCATATAATCAATATTTTCATAAGTCCATTTTTTAGGATGAATCCCATGTTTAATTGCCGCATTTTCAGCCGGCATACCAAAACTGTCCCATCCGATTGGGTGAAGAACGTTATATCCTGTTTTTCTATAATATCTTGCAAGTGCATCACCTATTGTATAGTTTCTGACATGTCCCATGTGAATTCTGCCGCTTGGGTATGGGAACATACTTAAAATATATTTTTTAGGTAAAGTTTTATCTTCTTTTGGCTCAAATGCTTTTTCAGCGTCCCATTTTGCTTGCCATTTTTTTTCTATTTCATTTGGATTATATTGCATTTATTCTCCTTTAGTCCCAATCAATATTTTTTGTTTTTGCAATTTCAATAAAGCTTAAAATAATTGTTACTATATTTGCAATAAGTGCACCTATTGCCATTGCATAGGCTGCTTCTAAATCGTTTTTAATTTCAAGATAAATAAAAGCCGGGATTAAATGTAAATCAGCCACCAGACTTGCTGCAAAAAGCTCAGCAGCAACTATATTTTTTACACCAATTTTTAAAATTGTTGAAATAAGATTCAAACTTAATGCAATAAAAAGGGCCACTTTATTATGGTCATATAAAAAACCAGCCACGCTTGTTAAACTCATTAATTGAAAAAATACATATATCACTTTTCCCCAGTCCATATTTACTCCCTCACTTATTTAATCATTATACATTTTTTATCAATTATACCACTCCGCCCTGATACATTTCGCGCAATTTTTCTTTTTCTCTTTTTCTTTTTTCAATTTCTGCCAGTCTTTTTCTATAATCATCAATTTTAAATCCTAGCCAGATGAGCAGAGGTGAGGCTATAAAAATAGAACTATATGTACCGACAATAATTCCAACAAGCAAGGTAAAACTAAAAGGTCTTATTATTTCTCCCCCGAATAAAAAAAGTGTCAGTACAACAAAAAATGTTGTAAGTGAAGTTAAAACGGTTCTGCTGAGTGTTTTTGAAATAGCCTCATTAATAAGGGTTGCCAAGTCATTTACTTTTGAATCTCTTACCTGTTCCCTGATTCTGTCAAATACAACTATTGTATCATTTAAAGAATATCCCATAAGGGTTAAAATAGCAGCTAAAACGTCTAAATTTGTTTCAATCCCAAAAAAACTTACAGCTCCAAGTGAAATAATTGTATCGTGAAAAAGAGCTAAAACACTGGCTAAGGCAAAACGCCATTCGAATCTAAATGCAACATAAATTAAAATACCTATAATTGAGAAAATAAAGGCGTTTAATCCTTTTTCTTTTAATTCGTTTCCAACTTTTGCCCCTACAATGTCTACCCTTCTTATTTCTGCATTTCCGAGAGGTTTAAGTAAATTTTTTATTTCATTTTCAAGTGATTTTTGCACGTCGTTTGATACCGCATTTACGTTAAGTCTTATTAATATTTCATTATTGTTTCCAAAAGTCGTCACATTTGGACTTGAGAATTTTTTAGAAACTATTTTTCTAATTTCTCCCAAATCTATCTGTTTATCAAATTTTACCTGAATTTCAATTCCGCCTTTAAAGTCGATACCCCAATTAAACCCTTTTGTAAAAATTGAAAAAAGACTTAAGGCTATTAAAATTAATGATATAGAAATAAATATGTTTCTTTTACTCATAAAATCATATATTTTTTCACTTTTAAAAAGTTCCATTTTAAGCCTTCATACCAAAATGTTTCGGTGTAATTTTTTTACCGCCTGCTAGCAAATATTCCCAAATTCCGTGAGTTCCAAGAATTGCTGTCAGCATACTGGCGAGTATTCCTATTGCCATGGTAATTGCAAATCCTTTAATGGTTCCAGTTCCGTATGCAAAAAGGGCAATTGCCGCAATAAGAGTTGTAATGTTTGCATCCACAATAGCGCTCATTGCGTTTTTATATCCGCCTTCAATGGCTGTTTTTATATTTTTACCTTCTCTGATAAGCTCTCTTATTCTTTCATTTATAATAACATTTGCATCAACTGCCATACCGACAGTCAAAACTATACCCGCCATTCCAGGCAGTGTCAAAGTTGCACCAAACAGAGCCATTATTGCAATAATTAAAAACAGGTTTACTATAAGAGCGATGTCTGCAATAATTCCGGCTAGATTGTAATACCACGCCATAAAAATTACAACTATTACAAATCCGCTTATTAGTGCAATAAGAGATTTTTTAATACTATCAGCCCCAAGGCTTGCACCGACACTTCTTTGTTCAAGCAGTATTACAGGTGCTGGAAGTGAACCGCTTCTTAGGGCAATTGCAAGTACGTGGGCTTCTTCCGGGCTTCCTACGGTAATCTGACCGCTTCCTCCCCCGATTCTTTCCTGAATTACAGGTGCTGAATAAACTTTGTTATCCACTACAATTGCAAGTCTTTTTCCTACATTTTTTCCTGTAAAGTCACCAAAAATTGCAGCTCCCTGAGAATTCAGCGTAAAGAAGATTGCAGGTTGGTTTGTTTTTTGTGTAAATCCAACCGTTGCATCTGTTATCATACTTCCATCAAGTACAGGTGGAGTTTTAAGTAAATACTTTCTGTTAGGGTTATCTTTGCTAGGAAGCAAGATATCTCCGTACTTTGCAGCATCTTTTGGTGTTACGGCTTTATGTTCATCATCTACTGCATATAGTTCAAGGTGTGCTGAAGTTGAGATAAGTTTTTTAATGGAATTTTTTTCTTTTTGGGTTTTTATTCCAGGAAGCTCTACTACAATTTTATCTTTTCCCTGTTTAGTTACACTAGGTTCTGCCAGACCGAATGCGTCAAGTCTGCTTCTGATTGTTTGAATTGCTTGATTTAGCGCATCTTCTCTTGTTTTTTCAATTTCTTTAGGAGTTAGTTTTACTATATATAAAATTCCTTCTTTTGTATGTTTTTTGATGACCTGGGTGCCTTTTAATTTTTTTAAAATTTCGTCCATTTTGGGTGCATCATCTTTATCAATGAGTTCAAAACTCAAAGTTTTGTTATTTACTTTTAAGTTGTCTATAAATATCTCTTTTTTATTAGTTATATATTTAATTGTAGATGCAAAAGTTTTAATTTTGCTTTTGACAGCTTCATCCCCTTTTACACCTAAAACCAGATATATTCCGCCCTGCAAATCAAGACCAAGATTTACTTTGGGTTCTTTTCCGATAAAAGATGGAATAGTGAAAGCTATTCCAAAAAGGGCTGCAAAAATAAAAATAACTAATCTATAGTTTAGTTTTTTCATTTTTCTTCTTCAAATTTTCTTGCCACTGCTGCTTTATCAATTTTTACTTCTACGTTATCTGCGATTTTTGCTTTAATAAAATCAGGTTCGTTTTTTACAACTTCTGCAATAATTCCGCCTGTTGTTATGATTTTATCGCCTTTTTTCAAATTTTCCACCATTTCTTTATGTTTTTTTGCCTGTCTTTGTTGTGGTAAAATTACAAGCAGATAAAAGATTGCAAATAAAATAATAAGAGGTAATAATGATGCTATCAAACTCGGTTGACCTGCCGCCGGTGCTGCTGCGTATAAAAAATTCATGTGTATCCTTTTTTAGACGATATTTTAACACAAATTCTTTAATTGTAGCAACTTTTGTTTCGTTACCTATTTATTTAAACTTTTTTTTATTAAAATTTGGAAGTACTGATAATTTTTTAACTGAATTTATTTTTACATTTTTGTTGCTTTTAGCTTTATTCGTTTTTTTTTACAAAAAACATTCATTTTTCCAGACAGGATTTTTTATAGGAATTTTTTGGTTTTACTGGATTGGGCTTAGTTTCAGATTTTATAACCTGACTTTTTTAATTCCTTTTGTGATTTTGATTATAGGACTTTTTTACGGAAGTGTTTTTTGGTTAATTAAAAAAATTGAAAGTTTTATTAAAAATGTTTATCTAAAAAAAATTTATTATATTTTGATTTTTACTTTTGCTTTTGATTATCTAACTCCATTTACATTTGACTGGTTAAAACCCGAAATATTGTTTGTAAACAGTTTTTACGGTGTGGACAAAATAACTTTGTTTATTGTATTTTTTAGTATTTTGTTTTATGAAATAGATAAAAAATTTTTGTTATTACTTTTTATTCCTCTTTTTTTTATTTCAAAACCCCCTGATTTACCGGATTTAAGAATATATTTAGCATCCACAGATATACCGCAGAAATTAAAATGGCAAAAAAGATATATTTCTTTTGAAATTGAAAATAATTTTAAGCTTATAAATAAAGCAATGAAAAGAAATTTTGATGTTGTTGTTTTGCCTGAGAGTGCTTTTCCCCTGTTTTTGAATTTACATAAAGATTTAATGGACAAATTAAAAAATTTATCTTTTAAAATTATAATTGTCACGGGAGCACTTCATTATAAAAATAAAAAATATTTTAATTCCACTTAT encodes the following:
- a CDS encoding apolipoprotein N-acyltransferase, with amino-acid sequence MLSNSVDLPPVLLRIKNSCVSFFRRYFNTNSLIVATFVSLPIYLNFFLLKFGSTDNFLTEFIFTFLLLLALFVFFYKKHSFFQTGFFIGIFWFYWIGLSFRFYNLTFLIPFVILIIGLFYGSVFWLIKKIESFIKNVYLKKIYYILIFTFAFDYLTPFTFDWLKPEILFVNSFYGVDKITLFIVFFSILFYEIDKKFLLLLFIPLFFISKPPDLPDLRIYLASTDIPQKLKWQKRYISFEIENNFKLINKAMKRNFDVVVLPESAFPLFLNLHKDLMDKLKNLSFKIIIVTGALHYKNKKYFNSTYVFDKGKVKILDKHLLVPFGEYIPVPFFEKEINHIFFGDSSDYSTSKNFGEFEIKNYKFINAICYELTSEDLYKLKPNYVIGMSNLAWFKPSVIPSLQEMLIKIYARKYKKIVFHSINGFKSEIIR